A single region of the Nocardioides sp. W7 genome encodes:
- a CDS encoding ParB N-terminal domain-containing protein, which translates to MSEHRGHIELDRTLDSIFIGVRHRKDPGDLAQLIESIERLGLLQPITITPEGVLVCGWRRLEAVRRLGWRTVKVWVRSGISDQLQHLLAQQDENQLHKPLTELEKASLYRELKAIRTDEAELRKQATQFGAPATGGTSGPAPGAGPGDTGDARRQAAMAVTGQATYNTHERVCALMDWASRKATPPEIRALANDALRRIEQGEPVKPLYAEVKAAYEKTQLPVPTGTDDLTRQAQEAHARAEREAAEKGRKNLTRRPATTTHYRSVRSFVLTWTELDGWTEMYDVDELAASLNDEDWERFDRVVTATIAFRDQLITARRHATPSG; encoded by the coding sequence ATGTCTGAGCACCGCGGCCACATCGAGCTCGACCGGACCCTCGACTCGATCTTCATCGGCGTACGTCACCGCAAGGACCCCGGCGACCTCGCACAGCTGATCGAGTCCATCGAACGACTCGGCCTGCTCCAGCCGATCACCATCACCCCCGAGGGCGTGCTCGTCTGCGGCTGGCGCCGCCTGGAAGCGGTACGCCGCCTGGGCTGGCGGACGGTGAAGGTCTGGGTCCGCTCCGGCATCTCCGACCAGCTGCAGCACCTGCTCGCCCAACAGGACGAGAACCAGCTCCACAAGCCCCTCACCGAACTCGAGAAGGCCTCGCTCTACCGGGAGCTGAAAGCGATCCGAACCGACGAGGCGGAACTTCGCAAGCAGGCAACCCAGTTCGGCGCCCCCGCCACCGGGGGAACCTCCGGTCCCGCACCCGGTGCGGGACCGGGAGACACCGGCGATGCACGGCGCCAAGCAGCCATGGCCGTCACCGGTCAGGCGACCTACAACACCCACGAGCGGGTCTGCGCCCTGATGGACTGGGCCTCACGCAAGGCAACCCCGCCGGAGATCCGGGCGCTGGCCAACGACGCCCTGCGCCGCATCGAGCAAGGCGAACCGGTCAAGCCTCTCTACGCCGAGGTCAAGGCCGCCTACGAGAAGACCCAACTGCCCGTGCCGACGGGAACCGACGACCTCACCCGACAAGCGCAGGAGGCCCACGCCCGGGCCGAGCGCGAGGCGGCCGAGAAGGGCCGGAAGAACCTCACGCGCCGCCCCGCTACGACCACTCACTACCGCAGCGTCCGCTCGTTCGTCCTGACCTGGACCGAGCTCGACGGCTGGACCGAGATGTACGACGTCGACGAGCTCGCCGCCTCCCTCAACGACGAGGACTGGGAACGGTTCGACCGCGTCGTCACCGCGACCATCGCCTTCCGCGATCAGCTCATCACCGCACGCCGGCACGCCACCCCCTCGGGGTAG
- a CDS encoding C40 family peptidase encodes MGIKILVAGVAATVLLAPGAAVVGVATLISPAAAGSGSCLWDPAASGSLGVTGPVPATMAAVNTYGETVTLDQQQLTRAATIIAVGKAEAIPVRGQLIAIMTALTESSLRVLSNTSAYPASASIPNDGNGSDHDSVGLFQQRPAAGWGTVENLMNPIWSSRAFYGGPNGPNHGTPRGLLDIDDWQTMDPGAAAQAVQVSAYPDRYAVNQPVAEKVLTTLSGVTLSNGLDCAQAGGDHPAGLPPGFPGALIAAASEQIGKPYVWGGGDFNGPTGGGFDCSGLVLYAAYQASRGRIRLPHYTGDQIRLGQGIASADKQPGDLIFFSYPGARRPHHVTIYVGGDKILHAPRTGDHVRYGTISEFAGEIMTVRRLA; translated from the coding sequence ATGGGCATCAAGATCCTCGTCGCCGGCGTGGCCGCGACTGTGCTCCTCGCACCGGGTGCCGCCGTGGTTGGAGTCGCGACCCTGATCAGCCCGGCCGCGGCGGGCTCGGGGTCCTGCCTGTGGGACCCCGCCGCGAGCGGGAGCCTCGGCGTCACCGGCCCGGTGCCCGCGACCATGGCCGCGGTCAACACCTACGGCGAGACCGTCACCCTCGACCAGCAGCAACTCACCCGCGCCGCGACGATCATCGCGGTCGGCAAAGCAGAGGCCATCCCGGTCCGCGGCCAGCTCATCGCGATCATGACCGCCCTCACCGAGTCCTCGCTCCGGGTCCTGTCCAACACGAGCGCCTACCCCGCATCCGCATCAATCCCCAACGACGGCAACGGCAGCGACCACGACTCCGTCGGCCTCTTCCAACAACGACCCGCAGCAGGATGGGGCACCGTCGAGAACCTCATGAACCCCATCTGGTCCTCCCGCGCCTTCTACGGCGGACCCAACGGCCCGAACCACGGCACACCACGTGGCCTCCTCGACATCGACGACTGGCAGACCATGGACCCCGGCGCCGCTGCCCAAGCCGTCCAGGTTTCCGCCTATCCAGACCGCTACGCCGTCAACCAACCCGTCGCCGAGAAGGTCCTGACCACGCTCAGCGGTGTCACGCTGAGCAACGGCCTGGACTGCGCACAGGCCGGCGGTGACCACCCGGCTGGCCTGCCACCGGGCTTCCCCGGAGCACTGATCGCGGCGGCCTCGGAGCAGATCGGCAAGCCTTACGTCTGGGGCGGCGGCGACTTCAACGGCCCCACCGGCGGCGGCTTCGACTGCTCCGGCCTCGTGCTCTACGCCGCCTACCAAGCCTCCCGCGGACGCATCCGACTTCCCCACTACACCGGCGACCAAATCCGCCTCGGCCAAGGCATCGCCTCAGCCGACAAACAACCCGGCGACCTGATCTTCTTCAGCTACCCCGGCGCCCGCCGCCCACACCACGTGACCATCTACGTCGGCGGCGACAAGATCCTCCACGCACCACGCACTGGCGACCACGTCCGCTACGGGACGATCTCGGAGTTCGCGGGCGAAATAATGACGGTCCGACGACTGGCGTGA
- a CDS encoding TrkA family potassium uptake protein — MLIIGLGRFGSAVAESLVRMGQEVLAIDENQALVDRWADELTHVAQADTTDDEALRQLGVADFDRAVVAIGTDIEASVLTVLALAEAGIPDIWAKAITRKHGAILERVGAHHVIYPEFSMGERVAHMLTGRMMDYIEFDDEFSIARTLAPPFTWDKTLAESAPRSKYCVTIVGVKRTGEDFTYARPETTVSRHDHLIVSGPTRKVEEFCNIR, encoded by the coding sequence GTGCTCATCATCGGCCTTGGCCGGTTCGGATCCGCCGTCGCCGAATCCTTGGTCCGAATGGGACAGGAGGTCCTTGCCATTGACGAGAACCAGGCCCTGGTCGACCGATGGGCGGATGAGCTGACCCACGTTGCACAAGCCGACACCACCGACGACGAGGCGCTGCGCCAACTCGGCGTAGCCGACTTCGACCGCGCTGTGGTCGCCATCGGCACCGACATCGAAGCCAGCGTCCTGACGGTCCTGGCGCTGGCCGAAGCCGGTATCCCCGACATCTGGGCCAAGGCCATCACCCGCAAACACGGCGCCATCCTCGAACGAGTCGGCGCCCACCACGTCATCTACCCCGAGTTCTCCATGGGCGAACGCGTCGCCCACATGCTCACCGGTCGAATGATGGACTACATCGAGTTCGACGACGAGTTCTCCATTGCCCGCACCCTCGCCCCACCCTTCACGTGGGACAAGACCCTTGCCGAGTCAGCACCGCGAAGCAAGTACTGCGTCACCATCGTCGGCGTCAAACGCACCGGAGAAGACTTCACCTACGCGCGCCCCGAAACCACCGTCAGCCGCCACGACCACCTCATCGTTTCCGGCCCCACTCGCAAGGTCGAAGAGTTCTGCAACATCCGCTGA
- a CDS encoding potassium transporter TrkG: protein MRSIWSGMAHPARIVPLAFLAAVIVGTVLLSLPYATPGPTRPPVLTAAFTTVSAVCVTGLTTVDTATYWSPFGQVVIMGLIQVGGFGIMTLATLLGMLVGGKLRLKSSLIAQAETHTLNIGDVRHVVRRVAITMLAFEAAFAALLTARFRVRYDESWADAVWHGVFHSISAFNNAGFALYSDNLIGFVDDAWIMFPICVAIVAGGIGFPVLFELRRRWRNPREWTVHTRLTVYGTLILLVTGIGAFLALEWANPDTLGGLSPLGKVVGGITGGVVPRTAGFNSIDYGQITPETMAINYVLMFIGGGSGGTAGGIKVTTFFLLAFVIWSEVRGERDTNIAHRMIGAQTLRQALTVVLLALAAIAVGTMTILLVTDYALDVVLFETISAFATVGLSTGITPNLPPAAEITLMVLMFVGRVGTITVASALALKSRHRHYHLPEERPVIG from the coding sequence GTGAGAAGCATCTGGAGCGGGATGGCACACCCAGCCCGGATCGTGCCGCTCGCGTTCCTTGCTGCTGTCATCGTCGGCACGGTGCTGCTCTCGTTGCCGTACGCGACACCCGGCCCGACGCGACCTCCGGTCCTAACGGCCGCTTTCACCACCGTCTCGGCCGTGTGCGTCACCGGGCTCACCACCGTGGACACCGCTACCTACTGGTCACCGTTCGGCCAAGTCGTCATCATGGGCCTCATCCAAGTCGGCGGGTTCGGAATCATGACGCTCGCGACCCTGCTCGGGATGCTGGTCGGCGGGAAACTGCGGCTCAAGTCGTCCCTGATCGCCCAGGCCGAGACCCATACCCTCAACATCGGCGACGTACGACATGTGGTGCGTCGGGTCGCGATCACAATGCTGGCGTTCGAGGCGGCCTTCGCGGCCTTGCTGACCGCCCGCTTCCGGGTCCGCTACGACGAGTCGTGGGCGGACGCGGTCTGGCATGGGGTGTTCCACTCCATCTCGGCGTTCAACAACGCCGGATTCGCGCTCTACTCCGACAACCTCATCGGGTTCGTCGACGACGCTTGGATCATGTTCCCCATCTGTGTCGCGATAGTCGCCGGAGGCATAGGGTTCCCGGTCCTGTTCGAACTACGCCGCCGCTGGCGAAACCCGCGCGAGTGGACCGTGCACACACGACTGACCGTCTACGGCACGCTCATCCTGCTTGTGACGGGCATCGGGGCGTTCCTGGCTCTGGAATGGGCCAACCCAGACACCCTCGGCGGACTCAGCCCATTGGGAAAGGTCGTCGGCGGCATCACCGGCGGCGTCGTGCCCCGCACAGCGGGCTTCAACAGCATCGACTACGGGCAGATCACCCCCGAGACCATGGCCATCAACTACGTCCTCATGTTCATCGGCGGCGGCTCGGGCGGTACCGCCGGAGGCATCAAGGTCACTACGTTCTTCCTCCTCGCCTTCGTCATCTGGTCCGAAGTGCGCGGCGAACGCGACACCAACATCGCCCACCGCATGATCGGCGCCCAGACCCTGCGACAGGCCCTCACCGTGGTACTGCTCGCCCTGGCCGCCATTGCCGTCGGCACCATGACGATCCTGCTGGTCACCGACTACGCACTTGACGTGGTCCTCTTCGAGACCATCTCCGCATTCGCCACCGTTGGCCTCTCCACCGGCATCACCCCCAATCTGCCACCGGCTGCCGAGATCACCCTCATGGTCCTCATGTTCGTCGGACGCGTCGGCACCATCACCGTCGCCTCAGCGCTTGCGCTGAAGTCCCGCCACCGCCACTACCACCTCCCCGAGGAGCGACCCGTCATTGGCTAA
- a CDS encoding DUF6112 family protein — MDKLPVGLIAFGPNFGAIGGSGDLRAIVGALLTYSLVIAVLMLVVSVATWAIASSSGSSHTAQRAKVGCFVAIGGAVLTGGALAWANWLLDLGAHL, encoded by the coding sequence ATGGACAAGCTTCCTGTCGGCCTGATCGCATTCGGCCCAAACTTCGGCGCCATCGGCGGCTCGGGGGATCTCCGCGCCATCGTCGGAGCCCTGCTGACCTACAGCCTGGTCATCGCGGTACTGATGCTTGTGGTGTCCGTTGCGACCTGGGCGATCGCATCCAGCTCGGGGAGCTCGCACACCGCACAGCGGGCCAAGGTCGGCTGCTTCGTCGCCATCGGCGGGGCCGTCCTGACCGGGGGCGCGCTCGCGTGGGCGAACTGGCTGCTGGATCTCGGCGCTCACCTATGA
- a CDS encoding DUF6112 family protein — protein MNLSTAAALFPLDISISPNSDGLPGIQQLRDVVGAAMTIGLILAVLALILSAIVWALGANSSNPHLAGRGKVGVLVALGAAIVCGASVTLVNFFWNVGQQV, from the coding sequence ATGAACCTTTCCACGGCCGCCGCCCTGTTCCCGCTCGATATCAGCATCAGCCCGAACTCCGATGGGTTGCCCGGCATCCAGCAGCTGCGCGACGTGGTCGGCGCGGCGATGACGATCGGGTTGATCCTCGCCGTACTCGCCCTGATTCTCTCGGCCATCGTGTGGGCGTTGGGTGCGAATTCGTCGAACCCGCATCTCGCGGGTCGCGGGAAAGTCGGCGTCCTGGTCGCGCTGGGTGCCGCGATCGTGTGTGGGGCGTCGGTGACGCTCGTGAACTTCTTTTGGAACGTCGGGCAGCAGGTCTGA
- a CDS encoding type IV secretion system protein, translating to MIHPVCNAAGDAAGAVVTAPFDWLAQGMSGAAEWMFTSVWQVIDSTTYVDVTSGEYTDVYGIMFGVGVFVMLGFFMLQVIGAMIRREPAGLTRAALGLAKSILGSFVVLALVGTALEITDQLCVGIVNAAGTNMDEMGERVGVLAKGLGTIHLAAPGAGSILTIFLAGLAIAGAMVVWISLLIRKALLLIAIVFAPIALAGSSWDHTRGWVSRWATFVIAMILSKVVLVVIFLLATAQVSAPIDADLESVSQPMAGVVLMLMAGFAPYLTYKAIAFMGFDMHHAMSAEQEAKGALNRPLPIPLSRRTGSEPTKILGDGGGGTAPGGSTAGPPGASTLGGGGTATGGSPAGAPSSGNPGATTGGGVGSGGAAGGGAAAGGAVAASAVVAKEAAAAGPRLGGFVAAQATDQAQASDSASPATSVPTAVAESTLAAPAERN from the coding sequence GTGATCCATCCGGTCTGCAACGCCGCCGGGGACGCTGCGGGTGCGGTCGTTACGGCGCCGTTCGACTGGCTCGCCCAGGGCATGAGTGGCGCGGCGGAGTGGATGTTCACCTCCGTGTGGCAGGTCATCGACTCCACGACGTACGTCGATGTGACCAGCGGCGAGTACACGGACGTCTACGGCATCATGTTCGGCGTCGGTGTCTTCGTGATGCTCGGCTTCTTCATGCTCCAGGTCATCGGCGCCATGATCCGACGGGAACCAGCCGGGCTCACCCGAGCCGCACTGGGTTTGGCGAAGTCGATCCTCGGGTCGTTCGTCGTACTCGCGCTCGTGGGCACGGCGTTGGAGATCACTGACCAGCTGTGCGTCGGGATCGTCAACGCCGCCGGCACCAACATGGACGAGATGGGCGAGCGGGTCGGCGTCCTTGCGAAGGGACTCGGCACCATCCACCTCGCCGCACCGGGTGCGGGTTCGATCCTGACGATCTTCCTCGCCGGCCTCGCCATCGCCGGAGCGATGGTGGTGTGGATCAGCCTGCTGATCCGTAAAGCTCTGCTGCTGATTGCGATCGTGTTCGCGCCGATCGCGCTGGCGGGGTCGAGTTGGGATCACACGCGGGGCTGGGTGAGCCGGTGGGCGACGTTCGTCATCGCGATGATCTTGTCCAAGGTCGTGCTGGTGGTGATCTTCCTCCTCGCCACGGCGCAGGTGTCGGCGCCGATCGATGCTGATCTGGAGTCGGTCAGTCAGCCGATGGCCGGGGTCGTGCTCATGCTCATGGCCGGGTTCGCGCCGTACCTGACCTACAAGGCGATCGCCTTCATGGGCTTCGACATGCACCACGCGATGTCGGCCGAGCAGGAAGCCAAGGGTGCGCTCAACCGGCCACTGCCGATCCCGCTGTCGCGGAGGACCGGGAGCGAGCCGACCAAGATCCTTGGAGACGGCGGTGGCGGTACGGCACCCGGCGGTTCCACTGCCGGTCCGCCAGGTGCCTCGACGCTCGGCGGCGGTGGTACGGCGACCGGCGGATCCCCTGCCGGTGCACCGTCGAGTGGCAACCCAGGTGCGACGACCGGCGGGGGTGTCGGATCTGGAGGCGCAGCTGGCGGCGGGGCCGCCGCGGGTGGCGCGGTCGCCGCGAGCGCGGTGGTGGCCAAGGAGGCCGCTGCGGCCGGGCCACGGCTCGGCGGGTTCGTCGCTGCGCAGGCCACGGATCAGGCGCAGGCATCCGACTCAGCGTCCCCTGCTACGTCGGTCCCGACGGCGGTCGCCGAGTCCACGCTTGCCGCACCCGCCGAACGGAATTGA
- a CDS encoding SCO6880 family protein, whose amino-acid sequence MSASTSSEPSLTPIKFSRLTRRGVLLGLSGPQLLMAALASGTLILGLYVGAVLLTFPLIGVFVALAFVGAGGRKLIEWAPIGARWLWRSSGGQLLYRRRIVKPRPAGTLALPGDAARLRQWVDPETDAVMVHDPHAATLTAIIGVAHPAFVLLDPAEQERRVVSWGRVLATTCRSGRLASLQVMERTLPESGKGLADWWEAHGTRTGSWASTTYAELVERAGPAGERHASTISISLDLKTAARAIRAAGGGNRGAAAVLRQEMATVLAALRSADLSPTEWLTPGDLALILRSAYDPAVAGALERHGGVGRDLATAGPVAVSESWASLRSDSAHHCVLWVSEWPRSLVFPGFLAPVLLSSGIRRTFSLLYTPMRTDRAARDIRKKKTEYISDAAQRQKIGQIEDAQQTAEYHDVLQQEADLTAGHGVLRCTGLVAVSATDPDELERAVAAIEQAAIQASCETRRLWGQQAQGFCAGALPLARGI is encoded by the coding sequence GTGTCCGCCTCGACCAGCTCCGAACCGTCGTTGACGCCGATCAAGTTCTCCCGCCTCACCCGACGCGGGGTGCTCCTCGGCCTCTCGGGTCCACAGCTCCTGATGGCAGCCCTCGCCTCGGGCACGCTGATCCTCGGCCTGTACGTGGGCGCCGTCCTGCTGACGTTCCCTCTCATCGGGGTGTTCGTCGCCCTGGCGTTCGTCGGTGCCGGCGGACGAAAGCTGATCGAGTGGGCGCCGATCGGTGCCCGGTGGCTGTGGCGCTCGTCCGGCGGACAGCTGCTGTACCGGCGACGCATCGTGAAGCCGCGCCCCGCGGGAACCCTCGCCCTACCCGGCGATGCCGCCCGGCTGCGTCAGTGGGTCGACCCCGAAACCGACGCCGTGATGGTGCACGACCCCCACGCCGCGACGCTGACCGCGATCATCGGCGTCGCTCATCCGGCGTTCGTGCTCCTCGATCCCGCCGAGCAGGAACGACGCGTGGTGTCCTGGGGCCGCGTCCTCGCCACAACCTGCCGATCCGGACGCCTCGCATCACTGCAGGTGATGGAGCGGACGCTGCCCGAGTCTGGCAAGGGCCTGGCCGACTGGTGGGAGGCCCACGGCACCCGGACGGGCTCGTGGGCCTCGACGACGTACGCCGAGCTCGTCGAGCGCGCCGGACCGGCCGGCGAACGTCACGCCAGCACCATCTCGATCTCGCTTGACCTCAAGACCGCCGCCCGCGCCATCCGAGCAGCCGGCGGTGGCAACCGCGGGGCCGCCGCCGTACTGCGTCAGGAGATGGCCACGGTGCTCGCCGCGCTCCGCTCCGCCGACCTCTCCCCCACCGAGTGGCTGACACCCGGCGACCTGGCGCTGATCCTGCGCTCGGCCTACGACCCGGCCGTCGCCGGCGCGCTCGAACGCCACGGCGGCGTGGGCCGCGACCTGGCCACCGCCGGCCCGGTGGCCGTCTCCGAGTCGTGGGCCAGCCTGCGCAGCGACTCCGCGCACCACTGCGTGCTGTGGGTCAGCGAGTGGCCCCGCTCGCTGGTCTTCCCCGGCTTCCTCGCCCCCGTGCTGCTGTCCTCCGGGATCCGCCGCACGTTCTCGCTGCTCTACACGCCGATGCGCACCGACCGCGCGGCCCGCGACATCCGCAAGAAGAAGACCGAGTACATCTCGGACGCCGCCCAGCGGCAGAAGATCGGGCAGATCGAGGACGCCCAGCAGACAGCTGAGTACCACGACGTCCTCCAGCAGGAAGCCGACCTCACCGCCGGCCACGGCGTACTGCGCTGCACCGGCCTGGTCGCCGTCAGCGCGACCGACCCCGACGAGCTCGAACGAGCGGTCGCGGCGATCGAGCAGGCCGCGATCCAGGCCTCCTGCGAGACCCGACGGCTCTGGGGACAGCAGGCGCAGGGGTTCTGCGCAGGGGCGCTTCCGCTCGCCCGGGGCATCTGA
- a CDS encoding ATP-binding protein — protein MTRWQDGRLHSAVLVAPGREGRKDRKLRRAAARSLVSEDRDARRTEARGRADDLTAERRATTRLPRAGEPGPAALRTPGRFRLPRHQDTSATLAGAYPFLAEGGLGSEGVFVGQDLYSGSSFVYDPWVLYARGLITAPNLVLAGIVGSGKSCLAKSLYARSIPFGRRVYVPGDPKGEHTAVAQAVGGRAIALGHGMATRLNPLDEGHRPSGLDDVQWAAQVAARRRDLVGALAETVLDRRLTPVEHTAVDLAIDRTVRGTDVPVLPMVVDRLLAPETVDDPDGRLTEDGRLVGHALRRLVAGDLAGLFDGPSTVTFDATLPMISLDLSRVTENATLVSVLMTCASAWMESALLDPAGGQRWVVYDEAWRLMSHPALLRRMDAQWRLARHYGIANMLIFHKLSDLDNVGDQGSAMRALASSLLANAETRIVYRQESDQLGPTSAALGLTGTEQSLIPTLGTGQGLWRIKHRSFVVQHQMHPAENDLFDTTARMRGLFRSSREF, from the coding sequence ATGACCAGGTGGCAGGACGGGCGCCTCCACTCCGCCGTCCTGGTCGCCCCGGGCCGGGAGGGCCGCAAGGACCGCAAGCTGCGCAGGGCCGCCGCACGCTCGTTGGTGTCTGAGGACCGCGACGCGCGCCGTACCGAAGCGAGAGGGCGGGCCGACGACCTCACGGCCGAGCGCCGCGCGACCACCAGGTTGCCCCGTGCGGGTGAACCCGGTCCCGCGGCGTTGCGGACACCGGGCCGGTTCCGCCTCCCCCGCCACCAGGACACCTCGGCCACGCTGGCGGGGGCGTATCCGTTCCTGGCCGAGGGCGGGCTGGGCAGCGAAGGTGTCTTCGTCGGCCAGGACCTCTACTCCGGCAGCTCGTTCGTCTACGACCCCTGGGTGCTGTACGCCCGTGGTCTGATCACCGCCCCGAACCTCGTCCTGGCCGGCATCGTCGGCTCCGGCAAGTCCTGTCTGGCCAAGAGCCTTTACGCGCGCTCGATCCCGTTCGGGCGCCGCGTCTACGTGCCCGGCGACCCGAAGGGCGAGCACACCGCCGTCGCCCAGGCGGTCGGCGGCCGCGCGATCGCCCTCGGTCACGGGATGGCGACCCGGCTCAACCCGCTCGACGAGGGCCACCGTCCCTCCGGGCTGGACGACGTGCAGTGGGCCGCCCAGGTCGCCGCCCGGCGCCGGGATCTCGTCGGCGCCCTGGCCGAGACCGTCCTCGACCGCAGGCTCACCCCCGTGGAGCACACCGCGGTCGACCTTGCCATCGACCGCACCGTCCGCGGCACCGACGTACCCGTCCTACCGATGGTCGTCGACCGCCTCCTCGCCCCCGAGACCGTAGACGACCCGGACGGCCGTCTGACCGAGGACGGACGCCTGGTCGGCCACGCCCTGCGCCGTCTCGTCGCGGGCGACCTGGCCGGGCTGTTCGACGGGCCGTCCACGGTGACCTTCGATGCGACGCTGCCGATGATCTCGCTCGATCTGTCCCGCGTCACCGAGAACGCGACCTTGGTCTCGGTGCTGATGACGTGTGCGTCGGCGTGGATGGAGTCCGCGCTCCTCGACCCCGCCGGTGGCCAGCGGTGGGTCGTGTACGACGAGGCCTGGCGGCTGATGTCGCACCCCGCACTGTTGCGACGCATGGACGCGCAATGGCGCCTGGCCCGGCACTACGGGATCGCGAACATGCTGATCTTCCACAAGCTCTCCGACCTCGACAACGTCGGCGACCAAGGCTCCGCAATGCGAGCGCTCGCCTCGTCACTGCTCGCGAACGCCGAGACCCGGATCGTCTACCGCCAAGAGTCCGACCAACTCGGACCCACCTCCGCGGCACTCGGGCTCACCGGCACCGAGCAGTCCCTCAT